TGTGTGGCATTGTGCACCCTTATATGTTGATATTATAATCTCAGAAAACTTGATTCCCCTAACTCTCAATATGTTTTCCTGCCAATGTGCTATCTCTTGCTAAGTGTTTGAACCTGTAATACCAACCTGTCCTCTAAGTCTTGTTGATTCTCTTAACTGGCATGTTCCGTGTTTAATCAACTCTACTATGTCTGCTTCTAAAGTACAAGTGCACCTCTTCAATTTCTATCACTTAATCACTGTTCTCTCACTCTCATctattatctatattattctgaaTCTAtcgctcttggccggctgaaagccaaggctaccaaaACTCTCTTTATTGACatctctagtgtgagcactgctcggggtccatttgagactcATGTCAACTCTGACATTTAGCTTGCCTCTTTGCTGGTGGAACTTAAGCTGTCTCTGACATTTAGCTTGCCTCTCTTATTGTGTTTTCTGAATCTGTAAACGGGGTTGCTTAATTGATTTTTTGTGTGATTTGATAATTTATTTGGGTCATGTGGTCAATTTGTGACCGTTTGGCCTGACATGAGTTCCTTTGTGACTTTGGGTTGTGCTGATAGGCATAGTCTCGTATTTGAGATGTTTGGACTTGGGCATAATATTTGTGGAAATTGAGCTTGTTGAAGGCCTAGGAAGCGCTGGGTTATCTTCATTTTTAGGCCTGCTCTTGGGCCTGTAGCCTTATTCACgtgtaatatttatatttatattctttGGGCctataataatttataataacaaacaattggggtgttagtgaaattgaaaaaacgggtatattctaatatttgcataaaAGGGTAAAAAAACATGCCAATATGATTTACATGACTTGTTATTTTATTCAACCTGCCATATATGCAATTTAGTTTCCATGTACACaagtagaaaccatgcctatagggaatcaCACCCTCAACCTGTTTTACTACGCCTACTACTTTGCATTATTAGACAACATGTCTATAGGAAATTAGTGTCAACAATTGTTCGCTAAATTTGCGTAACTTCAACATATTCagtagataccatgcctataggattattaTTAACTTATGTCCTACTGAtcctcatctagatatcatgtctataggatcttAATTGATTAATTAGCTATTGTTATTGCTATTTCTATCATATTGAtcgcctagaaaacatgcctataaggaCAAAGTATTATAGAATCAGTTTCAATTACCAActcttagaaatcctgcctataagaTGTTGTTTTTCGCCTAGAAAGTATGCTAATAAAATCAAACGCGGGTAATTATTTCAAGCTTTCAAATGGATTTATTGCCTCAtttagaaattatgcctatagtaTTTGTAACACCTATAATATGTCAATTCATTATTTCAACATAATCAACACTGCATGTGCGCTTAAAATCAAAGTCACaaagaaaccatgtctataggggtTAATGATTCTAATTTGCCTCAATTCTGGGATTATCTATTGTCTAATGTAAAATCTGTCTGCGTGCATTAGTTTTacgtgtggaggctaacttgggcctttaacTTCCCTTACGTGAagtcctacttgttttgaatgtcgcttagttttatcattttgagcagcctaagtaaagcctagaaccacccaaatagaggtccaatgcctcctggATCATAGTCAtgagacgggtagtgcacgcatatggtacgacttagaattgaattagagcgcctttaggtaaataactttaacatattaattgggtagcaggagatgatagtctgtgcctgttgaattatatgagcaactcctatctaaaagtagttgcgaagtattatttatgttgtacagggtgatcctttaggctaaaaaacttaggccCCCTTTCCTTCATACACTTAGTCATCTAATATAAATCGTTATAGTTATATCCTTGTAGTCATCAAGATGTACCCACTCTCGTTGTGTTATAATAAAACTCTCCGACCTTTTATcctctttgtttatttgatcatctcgcctaattataatccacatagtcttatGTTCGGCctggacccatagttgtggacctcgaagagggcctaacaccttctctttgaggtttggtgacatagaaatgactcctctattagaagaaataggaggtttTGCTAAGCTGCCATGGGATATTCCGGGGTTATTAGTACCAGAGAATCGTACCCCTTGTGGTTTTCTAAAGATGTTGGGCTTTAAGAAAAATGAAGAATTTCTTTGCTTAAAGAAATCCTACATCCCTTTTGGGtttctttatgagcgttatgggcatagtAAGTCGTACCGTCTTCATCATGAGGAACTTACCATTACCTCCTTAGGTTGGATGCACCACCGAGTTTATGTATTCATCATTTGCTTCTTAggtttgttgatatttccaatgaaagggggaaggattcACACTTGTTTAGCTACGGTTGAAAGAACTTTAATGGAAGCCATCTACGGGCAAACCTACATCATCATCCCTATGATCATAGCTGAATTGTACCGCACTCTAGACCGGTGCAAGCAGGGGTTTAGACATTTTGAAGGTTGTAATCTATTACTGCAAGTctagctattggagaactttcagaGGGGAAAATATTGCCAAGAGCTTCTACGACGGCCATTGAGTGACTacatagcttatcaccatccaaagaaattgacattaATCCCAGATAGGTTCGCACAACCTGGAAGTGCTGTAAGTTGGGTACGTTTTTTCAGTAATCTGACAGACgagaaggtacattggatgtttgagtggtttcctagtagtgagttcatcatcaggtcgagggATACTACTCATTTGGAATTGACCGGGTTGCGAGGCATTTATCCTTAtactcctataagggtaatgaaacaagcaggaagaaaacaggtcatacctcgggtttccaacatggttcagtacaaggcagatttcaaaggGGACATCATTCCTTTCAAGTTTGAGGTGCAACATATGTCGAACCAGAAGGTCATTGTGGAAAGAGAGACTATCGATCCAGACAGGTACCATGCCGGTCATGTGTGTTTCtatccatcatggttggtagatgacaTAGCGGGAGACGTCAAGCCAGGGGTCAATTTGGAAAATAGGATCATTGATGATGCTGCTGAGGCACAAGTCCAGTATAGAAGGCTTCGCAAAAGGGTTTTTGAGTCTGAAGCTAGAcatctggaacaacataaagtggacatggaggcAATAAATGAATGGAAGGAAATTTCCACTAAGTCCACCGAGAGATTGGAATATCTAgaacaaggattgatggagcttgagggaaaTATGAGAAAAGAGGCTTGCGGATTGTCAAAACACGGATGGCAGTGAAAGAGGGAATCTAGAAAaggcttatttattattggatATGCGCGACTTGGGGAAattgattgatggagtcaaaagaGACAAGCACGGAGAAGGTCCTTCAAGGACCAAGTAGACTAGCAAATAATGTCCTTTATTGTTTTctagcttagttttagatttcaattgtaataaggctaaatgccattagtagctttattattattttcaatttAGTgaaggtttggctcattttcacattaatgaaatgacgtaATTATTGggatcaattttctccaagtctatgtgtctctTAGGCCTACCccgggcacaacgaggtccccaaattaggaagCGAAAGTTTACATGATTTTGCAAAACATGTttaatattgcaagcattctttcaataccCCTTACTAACTTGGgtacctttttctttttctttctttttgattacTCCCActccccaaggttggttcgtgcatactggcatcgtcagcatatcacactagatccagaggtcctctacctcctcctccaccgagtgatcctaaaggcaaaagcaaagggaaagggaaaatggatgatttgagTGGTATCGGGAAGGACAACGCCACCTTGGCGGAAAATGTCGAAACTTCGGATGGCCGAAGTACTCCGGCATAAAATGAACTAGTCTTATGTCTGGAACAGAAAATCCTAGAGCTACAaggagaacttgagcaggtccaaaaCTTGGTAAACCTTTCTCTCAACCTCAATGTCCCTGATATTAACCATCAAAATCCAACTACCCAAAACcaagcaccaccacaaaacacacaaaaccaaaatcCACCGCCAAATCCTCCTGCACTACACCAGTACCCTACGCCTCCTCAAAACCTTAACCCTCCACCAACACttactcctcaacaacaccaccatcatcTAACTCCATACCCACAAACTACCACTTATCACACTTCCCAGAATGCACCGCAACCCactcctgatccccaaaactcaaccaatgaccacccttatgcccagattcccggagtTCATCAAAGTAATCCCATAtacgtggaaaccttaccccacactccacaacaaaccctatacatacatGAATTAACCAAGAAAGACCTGCTCATTaagaacatggcggaagaactcaagaagctcactggCAGAGTTCAAAATATCGACGGTGGTAAAGGCATTTAAGGTTTAAACTATGAGGACTTGTGAATTCAACCAGATGTggaactgccggagggttacaaacctccaaaGTTCTAAATGTTCGATGGAATTGGTGATCCGAAAGTGCATCTAAGGAcgtattgtgacaaacttgtaggagtGGGAAAAAATGAACGAATCCGTATGAAACTGTTCATGTGAAGCCTCACCGGAGATGcgttgtcttggtatatcagtcagaacatgaagaagtgggttaattgggtaagcatggcgtcagatttcatggacagattcaggtttaacaaagaaaatgcaccagatgttttctacattcaaaacctcaagaagaaaccaacagaagCCTTTCGCGAATATGCTACTCGATGGAGATCTGAAGCCGCGAAAGTAATACCAACACTTGAAAAataacaaatgaataagttcttcgtcagagctcaaaACCTGCAATACTATGAAAGGCttatggttattgaaaatcacaaattctccgacatcatcaagctgggagaaagaatagaagaagggattaaGAGTGGGATGGTGAAAACGTTCGAGGCACTGCAGGCCACGAATAAATCATTGCAATTAGGAAGTATttctaagaagaaagaagtgggagTCATAATGGTGGCCCAGGGtcctaagtctcctctcacaAACCAAACACCTCCATCTACATACCAAATGCCTCCACCCATATACCAGCCTTCACCctccagataccaacaacctgctaCCACCTACCACGCCTATAATACTCAACCCgcatattaccactcaccaccacccgcccgccaaaactaccaaaaaccacgACCAAACttcgaccgcagaccacctagacaatacaccccaatcgcTGAGCCCATAGACCAATTATATGAGAGATTGAAGGCTGCCAGTTATATCACTCACATCCCTGCCGTTTCTATGGAGAATTACTCTCAGTGGATTAACCCgaacaagacatgtgcctatcatttAGGACTGAAGGGTCATACAATTGATGAGTGCCGCACAATGAAAGATAAGATGCAGACACTAATCGACAACAAGGTCATACATGCAAAGGAAGTTGCACCAAATGTTCATAACAATTCTCTCCCGGATCAAAGAGGTGAGGGTGTGAATGTGATAGAGACCGACGAGGAATAGGATCCGGatgggtcaattggactcattcgagaggggGACGATCCTAAAACGTCTCCGGTCACCCTCACACccattgtggtacaaacccaagcaccatttgaagtcgaggtaactacacccttcactgtgatggtagcccccacgccatcttacaagtctgattTTATCCCATGGGATtattgtaacaccccagaaagtTTTGACGTACTTaagcgctagtaagaaagttaATTTgttctaattatattattttgtgtgggaatgaggactattaatatgatggatatcaattgaatATGATAATAACTATACGAGGCATATCATGAGTAATGAatagaggttaatgtaaattaggcttgctcgactgggtttactcggttgagcgccagttgcactcctcgattttggggtgtgacaaacccGGTATCAGAGCATGGTTTAGGAGTCCTAAGGCTTCATGGAGCTGTGttagtagagtccctcttatcggtgtgttgtcagcCATACTTATAAAAGGGAGGCTACAACGACATTTAGGAAatatttctcttcttctatcctcgATCGTGCGTAAAGGTTATGAGTTAGTGTCAGAGTTCCATTGTTAATACCAAGGAATGTTGTACATCGTGCTACGAAATAAGAAAGGCCTAAGGATTAAAGGGATGACGCACATGACAGTGTGAGGTACCCAACTGTCCTCGTAATGGAGGAAGGAAAAGCCAATGATACGACCAAAGGTAAGAAAGATCATAAAGTTGGCCTTGAGAGTCATAGTTGTTGATTTCATATATATGGTGCAAAGTGGTATTATCTATATGTTATTTTGGATTGATTTCTAGGATTCTCTTACAGGtgaataggcccagttacaagggaaactctgccgaaatttttaataatttataaatataacCAAATTTTaaggccataagtaagttgagattttggatgggaagtataagacccatgtagtcataagtgcctatgaaTAATGGTTGGAGTTAACAGGATGTTAACTATTATTAGAAGTGACttttaaaacattcgaggacgaatgttcttaagtgggggagaatgtaacaccccagaaatttTTGACGTACTTAAGCGccagtaagaaagttgatgtgttctaattatattattttgtgtgcggatgaggactattaatatgattgATATCAATTGTATATGATAATAACTATACGGGGCATatcatgagtaatgatgagaggttaatgtaaactAGGCTTGCTCGattgggtttactcggttgagcgccggtcgcgctcctcgatttcggggcgtgacaattatgttgcggaagcaaggagaaaaggaaaagtAAAAATGGAGGAAACAGGTGTGACGCATGacatgactagaactggcagagtcTATACACCTGAGCACCTAGGAGAAACAAGCAAATAAGCTGCATCTAAGCCGCCTGTTGTTGAGACTGGCCTtgatgacctttggagaaaggtacaagcaagggaatactctgttgtcgatcatctgaacaaaattcccgctcagatatccatcttgtcACTGCTAAAAAACTCCGAGATACACatgaatgccttgatgaaagtgcTGAGTGAAGCTaatgtacccaacaacatcactagtggggagatggccaacatggtcgAGCAGGTACTGAAAAGCCACAAAATCACCTTTCACGTGGATgaattaccaccagaaggactaagtcataaAAGGGCACCACAtagtgcaatttgaggataagttcatcgctagggtcctgatagacgggggttcaagtctcaataTATTCCCACTAACTACTGTAAAGAGGTTGGGTAAAGGCCTACCCGAGTTACCGATGGGAATTATGAATGTAAAGGCATTTGATAGATTCCAAAGAGCCACAATCGGAGAAATTAACCTCAACCTACaaatgggcccaacctggtttgatgttgagttctaAGTGCTAAATATATCTGCTACCTATAATCTATTGTTGGGATGACCCTGGATACACGCCGCTGGGGCAGTGGCTTCTACTCTGCATCAGGCTGTCAAATTTGAATGGAATCATCAAGAAGTGATTATCCATAGGGATGGAAGCAACCCCATCTACATCAATCAGACCATTTTAGTCATCGAGAATAGGAAGAAGCTGGGTGGAGAAACGTACCATCGCATTGAGCGAGTCAATgcaattgaaaaggatcgatggtggagTAACAAGATAGAAAGCGTATTAATATGGACATGatatgaacctggcaagggtctTGGAAAAAAtatccaagggatcaccaaacccgtACAACCGCAACGTCATGGCACAACGTTTGGGCTTGGATATGAATATACTTGGCAAGAGTACCaggattggtcgccaccatggcgtggtccttattatccACTGGAACAACCAGTACCACCTCTGCACCAGACATTACATCAAGCTGACATAatgtggggatctgaggaagatgaaGTATTAGCTGGCATGTGGAAACTGTTTCTGGATGAAGAAGATATGGATTGctgtgcgatagttgaggaggaggaggaagaggaagacCTAACCATTTAGACAGTGGGGAAAGGAACTGCTCTCAAAAACTGGACTGTTGCAACAtcccgggcccgtcgagttcctaggTAGCTTGGCAGATTAGCATCAATTACTTTTAagcatttgagacattttcagtattttgctttgaaataattgctcgagtcatcgagcaACATTTGTTAATGTTTTAAAGATTTCAATTAATGCATTGCTACTTTTCGTATTTACTATTATTCTCTACATTTTCTCtttttacaacattattattacctatccctaTGAACCtgtgactgtgacatgtaatgagacaatgcaacataaggatagtgattcagaagaCCTGGAAGATGATACGATACCTGAGGAAAtcatcagagaagtggaaaattttaaaaacaagcTAAAGTCCAATTTGGAAAAAACTGAAGCAGTAAACTTAGGGGATTCCGAACTGCTCAAGGAAACACGCacaagcattcatctatcaccatcagagaaagaagagtacATCAGATTCCTAAAAGAATATGAAGATATCTTTTCATGTTCCTACGACGATATGATgggtttgagcacatccatagtagctcacaagttaCCCACTAATCTTAcatgtccaccggtaaagcagaagctcagaaaattcaagacagatatgagtttgaagataaaagaggaggtcaccaagtaGATCAAAGCGAAGGTTCTTAGAGTGGTCGAGTacccgacttggttggccaacattgtgccagtttcgaagaaagatgggaaagtcaaaGTATGTGTTGACTACTGAGATCTaaatagagcaagtcccaaagatgattttccGTTGCCTAATATACACATATTGATCGACAACTGTGCCaaacatgaactccaatcctttgtggattgcttcgcggggtactatcagatctggatggatgaggaGGATGCTGAAAAGACAGTATTCATCACGCTatggggaatatattgttataaaatgatgccatttgttCTGAAGAACACCAGAGCCACCTACATCAgagccatgacaactattttccatgacatgatacacaaagggatagaagtgtacgtggatgatgttatcatcaaatccaaaaggagtACGGATCACATAGCGGATATGAGGAAATTGTTCAATCGGTTTCGAAGGTATAGTCTAAAACTGAATCCTGCAACGTGTGCTTTTGGAGTCCCTGCCGAAAaattgttaggattcatcgtcaatCATAGAGGAATTAAGTTAGACCTATAAAAAGTCAAAATAATCCAAGacttgccacctccaaagaataagaaagatgagatgagat
The DNA window shown above is from Nicotiana tomentosiformis chromosome 8, ASM39032v3, whole genome shotgun sequence and carries:
- the LOC138897263 gene encoding uncharacterized protein, whose protein sequence is MQHKDSDSEDLEDDTIPEEIIREVENFKNKLKSNLEKTEAVNLGDSELLKETRTSIHLSPSEKEEYIRFLKEYEDIFSCSYDDMMGLSTSIVAHKLPTNLTCPPVKQKLRKFKTDMSLKIKEEVTK